In Musa acuminata AAA Group cultivar baxijiao chromosome BXJ2-10, Cavendish_Baxijiao_AAA, whole genome shotgun sequence, a genomic segment contains:
- the LOC135624967 gene encoding E3 ubiquitin-protein ligase UPL1-like isoform X2 has protein sequence MAGNRSNLPLRLQQILSGGRSVSPVLKLESEPPPKVKAFIDRVIKSPLHDIAIPLSGFRWEYNKGNFHHWRPLFMHFDTYFKTYLSCRKDLLLSDNIVEEDPFPKHSIMQILRVMQVILENCHNKSSFGGLEHFKLLLASTDPDILIATLETLSALVRINPSKMHLGGKLIGCGSTNSYLLSLAQGWGSKEEGLGLHSCVVANERNQHEGLCLFPSDLGDNCDGTQHRLGSTLHFEYNMGSSIGTEGTKPSNIHVIKIPDLHLRKEDDLGILKQCVDQFNVPPEHRFSLLTRIRFAHAFRSPRICRLYSRISILAFVVLVQSNDAHDELVSFFANEPEYTNELIRLVRSEDCVPGTIRALAMLALGAQLAAYASSHERARILSGSSIISAGGNRMMLLNVLQKAIVSLSNPSDPSTPVFVDALLQFFLLHVLSSSSSGSAIRGSGMVHPLLPLLQDSDPAHIHLVSSAVKTLQKLMEYSSQAVSLFKDLGGIELLAQRLQIEVHRIIGSGEGSSNTVICTDLGKSDADHMYLQKRLIKFLLKTLGSATYSPANATRAHNSHHNSLLSSLSLIFNNVNWFGGDIYFSAVSVMSEIIHKDPTCFPVLNELGVPESFLSSVNSGIIPSSKALICVPNGLGAICLNAKGLEAVKETAVLRFLVEAFTTRKYLVAMNEGVVLLANAVEELLRHVSSLRGVGVEIIIEIVNKLASMGEEKCKETADDMNENTAMETDLEEKANEGHDLVSAMDLAADSISDEQFEQLSIFHVMVLVHRTMENSETCRMFVEKGGIETLLRLLQRPSITQSSDGMPIALHSTVVFKGFTQHHSAPLAHAFSSSLRGHLMKALNEFSSVSGSLLQDTKSVQDNGIFSSLFVVEFLLFLAASKDNRWMSALLTEFGDSSKDVLEDIGRVHREVLWQIALLEDSKVERDYDSSSSDINVDPGMVDSEEQRIGSFRQYLDPLLRRRVSGWSIESQFSDLVSIYRDLGRAATGSHRHGIDGYSTLRVAPTTRSQPSNSLDTSSASKTEEDKQRSYYSLCHETMRSLCYHINHLFMELGKAMLLTLRRENNPVNVSPSIVSVVGTVASIVLGHLNFAGRVSAAMESEVSVSTKCRYLGKVIDFVSGILFDRPEISNPIMVKCFFGHGVIQAVLTTFEATSQLLFTINRMPASPMDMDDKCQKEEKEESDNSWISGPLASYGTLLDHLATSSSILSSSTKQLLEQPIANGSISFPQDAETFVKVLQSKVLKAVLPIWTHPHFAECNSEFITSMISIMKHVYIGVEVRNVSGNAGAHLPGPPPDESAISLIVEMGFSRARAEEALRQVGTNSVEIATDWLFSHPEEPQEDDELARAVAMSLGNSDTSLKEDEILNAGIFDQEEEAVQLPPVDEILSACIRLLQVNEPLAFPIRDLLVMICSQNDGEHRLKVLSYIIDHVKHCCVPSAPLSESMLSALFHVLALVLHEDFMAREIAFQAGLVKIALDLLSGWNLGSSDGEKSQVPKWVTACLLSVDQMLQVDPKMTPGVINLEQLKKDKHNSQNSVVIDENRKKDLQSSLGSTTGNLDIQDQRRLLEICCRCIQNQLPSETMHVVLQLCSTLTKVHTIAVSFLDSGGLHALLSLPSSSLFPGFNNVAAAIIRHILEDPHTLQQAMELEIRHSLIAATNRHSNARVSPRTFVQNLAIVISRDPVVFLKAAQAVCQIEMVGDRPNIVLLKDREKERSKAKDKEKTAEKDKVAASDGKTTGTEVVSVAAGSGHSKLPDLSVKNTKAHRKSPQSFTSVIEYLLDLIVKFVPPSEVNCHTDTVPGTPSLSDMDIDSTSAKGKEKVIAVSSEDGKITTQEALASLAKTAFIIKLLTEILLTYASSIHVLLRKDAELSSSRATSKGLSGNSSGGIFHHILHNFLPYPGIHKKDKKTDGDWRHKLATRANQFLVASSVRSTEGRRRIFSEISRVFNDLVDSSNNCRAADSHMHAFVDLLNDILAARSPTGSYISAEASVTFIDVGLVRSLSRTLQILDLDHADSPKLIPGIIKVLELVTKEHVHSAYINSAKGDNSLKLASNEHQVGSSDYHGERFQALEMASQPDHAEVVADQREAVNGIQTSGNYHSVVDDMEHDRELDGNFAREAEDDFMHEASEDGTGLENGVSTVEIRFEIPQNAEDDMGDEDDDEDMSGDEGEVDEDDEDDEENNDLEEDEVHQMSHPDTDHDDHEIDDEEFDEDVLEEEDDDDDDDDGVILRLEEGFSGINVFDHIEVLGGDNFSVMPLDIFGSRRQGRTTSIYNLIGRTGDHGALHFDHPLLEEPSSFRQLVHQRQSENAVDIAYSDRNHESASYRMDAIFRTLRNGRHGHRFNMWLDDNHQRGTSSAPAVPQGIEELLVSQLRQPTVQISDQNIPTNSPQETHETSQLQMSEVEVREEAETRASDNNENITLPSRVIGGSGNASVGSTNGDIIQDAGVSATGEQVTEMQYERGDVIVRDVEAVSQASSGSGATLGESLRSLEVEIGSVDGHDDGDRPGPVDRLPLGDLQPPVRLRRSSGNPVPVSGRDTSLESVSEVPQHQDQETDRSAPHEEPQPNGNVETDTIDPTFLEALPEELRAEVLSSRQNQVAQTSSEQPQADGDIDPEFLAALPPDIREEVLAQQRAQRRQQAQQLEGQPVEMDAVSIIATLPSEIREEVLLTSPDTLLATLTPALVAEANLLRERFAHRHHSGTLFGMSSRNRRGESSRHGETIGSTLDRTVEAAARGTAVGKLIETDGIPLVDIDDLKAMIRLLRIVQPLYKGQLQRLLLNLCTHYETRTSLVKILMDMLMLELRGSINNSVDSAESPFRLYGCQSHVAYSRPQFNGGVPPLVSRRILETLTYLARNHPKVSKLLLHLELPCTPACLLETSVQARGKAVLMEEDKPEGERGAFAIVLLLRLLSQPLYMRSVAHLEQLLNLVEVIIVNGESDSGLSNKPGASLEQQSGSENTTQDAQVTADAVESASEEGVKSVKAKDSERASTSRADNVNSISDILLSIPEGELQLLCSLLAREGLSDNAYVLLAEVLKMMVASAPTYCRLFTTELVNAARSLSVCAMNELNLYEDAEKALLSSSSTNGTAILRVLQALSSLVTGLHEKAPDVLPEKGHTDALSHVWDINAALEPLWLELSNCISKIEISSETPSDMVSISGNLASTSTPLPAGAQNILPYIESFFVTCEKLRPGQCEVVQDFATTSDIEEATTPACGQKSSGACTSTDEKHVVFVRFLEKHRKLLNSFIRQNPGLLEKSFSLMLKVPRFIDFDNKRAHFRSKIRHQHDHHHSPVRISVRRAYILEDSYNQLRMRSPQDLKGKLTVHFQGEEGIDAGGLTREWYQLLSRVIFDKGALLFTTVGNESTFQPNPNSVYQTEHLSYFKFVGRVVGKALFDGQLLDVHFTRSFYKHILGVKVTYHDIEAVDPDYFKNLKWMLENDISDVLDLTFSMDADEEKLILYERAEVTDCELIPGGRNIRVTEENKHEYVDRVAEHLLTTAIRPQINAFMEGFNELIPRELISIFNDKELELLISGLPDIDLDDLRANTEYSGYSNASPVIQWFWEVIQGFSKEDKARFLQFVTGTSKVPLEGFSALQGISGSQRFQIHKAYGSPHHLPSAHTCFNQLDLPEYTSKEQLQERLLLAIHEANEGFGFG, from the exons ATGGCGGGGAACCGGTCAAATCTGCCCTTGCGGCTGCAGCAGATCCTGTCCGGCGGGAGGTCCGTCTCGCCGGTCCTTAAATTGGAGTCCGAACCG CCTCCAAAGGTTAAAGCTTTCATCGATAGGGTGATCAAGAGCCCATTACACGATATAGCTATACCTCTTTCAGGCTTCCGTTGGGAGTACAATAAG GGAAATTTTCATCATTGGAGGCCGCTTTTTATGCATTTTGATACATACTTTAAGACGTATCTTTCTTGTAGGAAAGACCTCCTTTTATCTGACAATATCGTTGAGGAAGATCCATTTCCCAAACATTCCATTATGCAGATATTGAGAGTCATGCAAGTTATTTTGGAAAATTGCCACAACAAGAGTTCGTTTGGAGGTCTAGAG CATTTCAAGCTTCTACTTGCATCCACAGATCCAGATATTCTTATAGCTACCTTGGAAACTCTTTCAGCTTTGGTGAGAATAAATCCATCCAAGATGCATTTGGGTGGGAAATTGATTGGCTGTGGCTCTACGAATAGCTATCTCCTGTCTCTAGCACAGGGATGGGGAAGCAAAGAAGAAGGCTTGGGTTTACACTCATGCGTAGTGGCAAACGAGAGGAACCAACATGAAGGACTGTGCTTGTTCCCTTCAGATCTTGGAGATAATTGTGATGGCACCCAGCATCGTCTGGGTTCAACTCTTCATTTTGAATACAATATGGGTTCTTCCATAGGTACTGAGGGAACTAAGCCATCCAATATACATGTCATAAAAATTCCAGATCTGCATCTAAGAAAGGAGGATGATCTGGGCATTCTGAAGCAGTGTGTCGACCAGTTTAATGTACCTCCAGAGCACAGATTCTCATTGCTTACAAGAATTAGGTTTGCACATGCTTTCCGCTCGCcgagaatttgtagactatatagCAGGATCAGCATTCTTGCATTTGTTGTTCTGGTACAATCAAATGATGCTCATGATGAACTTGTGTCTTTCTTTGCAAATGAGCCTGAATATACAAATGAGCTGATCAGACTTGTTCGTTCTGAAGACTGTGTTCCTGGAACCATAAGAGCACTTGCTATGCTTGCATTAGGAGCACAGTTAGCAGCATATGCATCATCTCATGAACGGGCTAGAATATTGAGTGGTTCAAGTATTATATCTGCTGGTGGAAATCGGATGATGTTGCTAAATGTGCTACAGAAAGCTATTGTGTCACTTAGCAACCCCAGTGATCCATCTACTCCAGTATTTGTTGATGCTCTTCTGCAGTTTTTCTTACTTCATGTTCTATCATCTTCAAGTTCTGGTAGTGCTATAAGGGGGTCAGGAATGGTTCATCCTCTTCTACCCCTTCTGCAGGACTCTGATCCAGCACATATTCATCTCGTCTCCTCTGCGGTTAAAACCTTGCAAAAGCTGATGGAGTATAGTAGCCAAGCTGTATCACTATTTAAAGATTTAGGTGGGATTGAACTTTTGGCTCAGAGGCTACAGATTGAAGTTCATAGAATTATTGGCTCAGGAGAAGGCAGCAGTAACACAGTGATTTGCACCGATCTAGGAAAATCTGATGCAGATCATATGTACTTGCAGAAACGCCTCATCAAGTTTTTGCTTAAGACATTGGGTTCTGCTACATATTCCCCAGCAAATGCTACAAGGGCCCATAATTCCCACCATAATTCCTTGCTTTCTTCTTTATCTTTAATATTTAACAATGTGAACTGGTTTGGAGGGGACATATATTTTTCAGCAGTATCTGTTATGAGTGAAATCATTCACAAGGACCCCACATGCTTTCCTGTTCTGAATGAATTGGGTGTCCCAGAATCATTTTTATCATCAGTTAATTCTGGGATTATCCCTTCCTCAAAAGCACTTATATGTGTTCCTAATGGTCTTGGTGCCATCTGCCTTAACGCTAAAGGATTGGAGGCGGTTAAAGAAACTGCTGTACTGCGATTTCTGGTGGAGGCCTTCACAACAAGGAAATATTTGGTAGCAATGAATGAGGGTGTTGTTCTTTTAGCAAATGCTGTTGAGGAGCTTCTTCGGCATGTATCTTCGTTAAGAGGTGTTGGTGTTGAGATAATAATTGAAATTGTTAACAAGCTTGCTTCCATGGGAGAGGAGAAGTGCAAGGAAACTGCAGATGATATGAATGAGAACACTGCCATGGAAACTGATCTTGAAGAAAAGGCAAATGAGGGGCATGATTTGGTAAGTGCTATGGATTTGGCTGCAGATAGCATCAGCGATGAGCAGTTTGAGCAATTAAGCATTTTTCATGTGATGGTATTAGTTCATCGAACAATGGAAAATTCTGAAACTTGTAGAATGTTTGTAGAGAAGGGGGGCATAGAGACTTTGTTGAGACTTCTTCAACGACCTAGTATCACACAGTCATCTGATGGGATGCCAATTGCTCTGCATAGTACTGTGGTCTTCAAGGGCTTTACACAGCATCATTCTGCACCCCTTGCACATGCATTTTCTTCCTCTCTTAGGGGGCACTTGATGAAAGCCCTGAATGAATTTAGTTCAGTTTCTGGCTCGCTTTTGCAGGATACCAAGTCTGTGCAAGACAATggaattttctcttctctttttgttGTTGAGTTTCTCCTTTTCCTTGCTGCTTCCAAAGATAATCGTTGGATGAGTGCATTACTCACTGAATTTGGAGACTCTAGCAAGGATGTCCTAGAAGATATTGGACGAGTTCATCGTGAGGTGCTGTGGCAGATTGCCCTTCTTGAAGATTCAAAAGTTGAAAGAGATTATGATTCTTCTTCAAGTGACATAAATGTAGATCCTGGTATGGTCGATTCAGAAGAGCAACGGATTGGTTCTTTTAGGCAGTATCTTGATCCATTGCTGAGACGGAGAGTGTCTGGGTGGAGTATAGAGTCCCAATTTTCTGACCTCGTTAGTATATATCGTGACCTCGGCCGTGCTGCTACTGGTTCACATAGACATGGTATAGATGGCTATTCAACTTTGAGAGTTGCTCCTACTACCCGATCTCAGCCTTCTAATTCTTTAGACACAAGTTCTGCAAGCAAAACAGAAGAGGACAAGCAGAGATCTTATTATTCTTTATGCCATGAGACGATGAGGTCGCTTTGTTATCATATTAACCATCTCTTTATGGAGCTGGGTAAAGCGATGTTGCTCACTTTGCGTCGTGAGAACAATCCTGTAAATGTTTCCCCTTCAATTGTGTCTGTTGTCGGCACAGTTGCTTCCATTGTGTTGGGACACTTGAATTTTGCGGGGCGTGTGAGTGCTGCTATGGAGAGTGAGGTTTCTGTTTCCACAAAATGTCGATACCTTGGCAAAGTTATTGATTTTGTTAGTGGAATTCTATTCGACAGGCCAGAAATATCGAACCCCATCATGGTAAAGTGCTTTTTTGGACATGGGGTCATTCAGGCTGTTTTAACCACTTTTGAAGCTACAAGCCAGTTGCTCTTCACGATCAACAGGATGCCAGCTTCCCCAATGGATATGGACGATAAATgccagaaagaagaaaaagaagaatcagATAATTCATGGATATCTGGTCCTTTAGCAAGCTATGGGACACTATTGGATCACTTAGCCACATCATCTTCCATCTTGTCTTCCTCAACAAAGCAGTTGCTTGAGCAACCTATTGCAAATGGAAGCATTTCATTTCCTCAAGATGCAGAGACATTTGTGAAGGTGCTTCAATCTAAGGTGTTAAAAGCTGTACTTCCTATTTGGACGCATCCTCACTTTGCTGAATGCAATTCGGAGTTTATTACGTCAATGATCTCTATTATGAAGCACGTCTACATTGGGGTTGAAGTTCGAAATGTCAGTGGCAATGCTGGAGCTCACTTACCTGGTCCCCCGCCTGATGAATCAGCTATTTCATTGATTGTAGAGATGGGTTTTTCTCGTGCTAGGGCAGAAGAAGCACTGAGACAGGTTGGCACGAATAGTGTTGAGATTGCAACTGATTGGCTATTTTCTCATCCAGAAGAACCACAAGAAGATGATGAACTTGCTCGAGCTGTTGCTATGTCCCTAGGGAACTCAGACACATCCTTGAAGGAAGATGAAATTTTAAATGCTGGTATTTTTGACCAAGAAGAGGAAGCTGTTCAATTACCTCCTGTTGATGAAATTTTATCGGCATGTATCAGACTCCTTCAGGTGAATGAACCTTTAGCATTTCCGATTAGGGACCTTCTTGTTATGATTTGTTCTCAAAATGATGGTGAACACCGACTGAAGGTCCTCTCTTATATCATTGATCATGTCAAGCATTGTTGTGTGCCATCAGCTCCGTTAAGTGAAAGTATGCTATCTGCATTATTTCATGTGCTTGCTTTAGTTCTCCATGAGGATTTTATGGCACGGGAAATTGCCTTTCAGGCTGGCCTGGTAAAGATTGCTTTAGACCTGCTTTCTGGATGGAATCTGGGCTCTTCTGATGGGGAGAAATCTCAAGTTCCAAAGTGGGTGACTGCATGTTTGCTTTCTGTTGATCAGATGCTTCAGGTGGACCCTAAGATGACTCCAGGAGTAATTAATTTGGAACAACTGAAAAAGGATAAACATAATTCCCAGAATTCAGTTGTGATTgatgagaatagaaagaaggatttACAGTCTTCTTTGGGATCAACTACTGGGAATTTGGATATTCAGGACCAGAGGAGGCTTTTGGAAATATGCTGCAGATGTATACAGAATCAATTACCTTCTGAGACAATGCATGTGGTGCTGCAGCTATGTTCTACATTAACTAAAGTTCATACAATTGCTGTTAGTTTTCTCGATTCTGGAGGTTTGCATGCATTGCTTAGTTTGCCTTCCAGCAGCTTATTCCCTGGATTCAATAACGTAGCAGCTGCCATCATCCGTCACATTTTGGAAGACCCGCATACTCTTCAGCAAGCCATGGAATTGGAGATACGTCATAGCCTCATTGCGGCCACAAATAGACATTCAAATGCCAGAGTTTCACCACGGACCTTTGTTCAAAACTTGGCTATTGTTATTTCCAGGGACCCTGTGGTGTTTCTGAAAGCTGCACAAGCTGTATGCCAGATTGAGATGGTAGGTGACAGACCTAATATTGTGCTGTTGAAAGATCGTGAGAAGGAAAGGTCCAAGGCAAAAGACAAGGAAAAAACAGCCGAGAAAGACAAAGTAGCAGCAAGCGATGGAAAGACTACTGGAACGGAAGTGGTCTCAGTGGCCGCAGGAAGTGGACATAGTAAACTACCAGACTTGAGTGTAAAGAACACCAAAGCTCATCGAAAATCTCCTCAGAGCTTTACAAGTGTAATTGAATATCTTTTGGATTTAATTGTGAAATTTGTCCCTCCTTCAGAAGTTAATTGCCATACTGATACAGTTCCTGGTACTCCCTCGTTATCAGACATGGATATTGATTCCACTTCAgctaaaggaaaagaaaaagttaTTGCTGTTTCATCTGAAGATGGCAAAATTACTACCCAGGAGGCTTTAGCCTCTCTAGCAAAAACTGCTTTTATTATCAAGTTATTGACAGAGATACTTCTGACGTATGCTTCATCAATTCATGTATTGCTTAGAAAAGATGCTGAACTCAGTAGTTCGCGTGCAACTTCAAAAGGTTTATCTGGCAATAGCAGTGGGGGAATTTTTCATCACATTCTTCACAATTTTCTCCCATATCCAGGAATCCACAAAAAGGATAAGAAAACTGATGGAGATTGGAGGCATAAGTTAGCTACCAGAGCAAACCAGTTTTTGGTGGCATCATCTGTTCGTTCAACAGAAGGACGCAGAAGGATTTTTTCTGAAATTAGTCGTGTGTTTAATGACCTTGTTGACTCATCTAATAATTGTAGAGCAGCTGATTCCCATATGCATGCCTTTGTTGATCTACTTAATGATATCCTTGCTGCTCGTTCACCAACTGGTTCATATATTTCAGCAGAAGCTtcagttacttttattgatgttgGGCTTGTTCGCTCTCTAAGTCGGACTCTTCAAATTCTGGACTTGGACCATGCTGATTCACCAAAGCTTATCCCAGGGATTATCAAGGTGTTGGAGTTGGTGACCAAAGAACATGTGCATTCTGCTTACATTAACTCTGCAAAGGGGGACAACTCTCTGAAGCTTGCTTCTAATGAGCATCAAGTCGGTTCTTCTGATTATCATGGCGAAAGGTTTCAGGCCCTAGAAATGGCATCACAACCTGACCATGCCGAAGTGGTGGCTGACCAGCGGGAAGCTGTTAATGGTATCCAAACTTCAGGCAATTATCATTCTGTTGTAGATGATATGGAACATGACCGGGAATTGGATGGAAATTTTGCTCGTGAAGCTGAAGATGATTTCATGCATGAAGCTTCTGAGGATGGTACTGGCCTGGAGAATGGTGTTTCAACTGTGGAAATCAGATTTGAAATACCACAGAATGCGGAAGATGATATGGGTGATGAAGATGACGATGAAGATATGTCAGGGGATGAAGGAGAGGTTGATGAAGACGATGAGGATGATGAAGAAAATAATGATTTGGAAGAAGATGAAGTTCATCAAATGTCTCATCCTGACACAGATCATGATGACCATGAAATTGATGATGAAGAGTTTGATGAAGATGTcttggaagaagaggatgatgacgacgacgacgacgatggtgTGATACTCAGGTtggaggagggattcagtggaatAAATGTTTTTGACCACATTGAAGTCCTTGGTGGTGACAATTTTTCCGTGATGCCTCTTGACATATTTGGCTCTAGACGTCAAGGACGGACAACATCCATTTACAATCTTATTGGAAGAACCGGTGATCATGGTGCTCTTCATTTTGATCATCCATTGTTGGAGGAACCTTCTTCCTTTAGACAGCTTGTTCACCAAAGACAATCAG AGAATGCAGTGGATATAGCTTACTCAGATAGGAATCACGAGAGTGCTTCTTATAGAATGGATGCTATCTTCCGGACATTGAGAAATGGGCGGCATGGGCATCGTTTTAATATGTGGCTAGATGATAATCATCAACGTGGTACATCTAGTGCTCCTGCAGTGCCACAAGGCATTGAAGAACTACTTGTTTCCCAATTAAGGCAGCCTACTGTCCAAATTTCTGACCAAAATATACCCACTAACAGTCCACAGGAAACCCATGAAACCAGCCAGTTACAGATGTCAGAAGTGGAAGTTAGAGAAGAAGCGGAAACAAGAGCTTCTGACAATAATGAGAATATTACTCTTCCTTCACGAGTGATAGGTGGTTCTGGAAATGCCAGTGTTGGATCCACAAATGGTGATATAATTCAAGATGCAGGTGTATCTGCTACAGGTGAGCAAGTGACAGAGATGCAGTATGAACGAGGTGATGTAATTGTACGGGATGTTGAAGCAGTGAGCCAAGCAAGCAGTGGCAGTGGGGCAACTTTAGGGGAAAGTCTTCGCAGTTTGGAAGTGGAAATAGGGAGTGTTGATGGACACGATGATGGAGACAGGCCAGGTCCTGTGGATAGGCTTCCTTTGGGTGATTTGCAGCCGCCTGTTCGGCTGAGAAGGTCTTCTGGAAATCCCGTGCCAGTAAGTGGTCGTGATACATCACTGGAAAGCGTTAGTGAGGTCCCACAACATCAGGACCAAGAAACTGATCGGAGTGCTCCACATGAGGAGCCACAACCCAATGGAAACGTTGAGACAGACACAATCGACCCTACATTTTTGGAGGCTCTTCCTGAGGAATTACGAGCTGAAGTCCTTTCATCACGGCAAAATCAGGTGGCACAGACTTCGAGCGAGCAACCTCAAGCTGATGGAGATATAGATCCTGAATTTCTTGCTGCACTTCCACCTGATATACGGGAAGAGGTCCTAGCACAACAACGTGCTCAAAGGCGACAGCAAGCACAACAATTGGAAGGTCAACCAGTTGAGATGGATGCTGTTTCAATAATTGCTACACTTCCTTCAGAAATTCGGGAAGAG GTGCTTTTAACATCACCAGATACACTCTTGGCTACATTGACTCCTGCACTTGTTGCTGAAGCAAACCTGTTGCGTGAAAGGTTTGCTCATCGTCACCACAGTGGCACACTTTTTGGCATGAGTTCTAGAAATCGTCGGGGTGAGTCTTCTAGGCATGGTGAAACTATTGGTTCCACACTAGATAGAACTGTTGAGGCTGCTGCTCGGGGAACTGCAGTTGGCAAACTGATTGAAACAGACGGTATCCCTCTAGTTGATATAGATGATCTAAAAGCAATGATCAGACTGCTGCGTATAGTTCAG CCATTGTATAAGGGTCAGCTACAGAGGCTTCTCTTGAATCTATGCACCCATTATGAAACAAGAACTTCACTGGTGAAAATTTTAATGGATATGTTAATGCTTGAACTACGGGGATCCATTAACAATTCAGTTGACTCTGCTGAATCACCATTTCGATTGTATGGGTGCCAGAGTCATGTCGCGTACTCCCGTCCTCAATTTAATGGCG GAGTGCCCCCCCTAGTGTCTCGTCGTATTTTGGAAACTCTGACTTACTTGGCGCGAAACCATCCGAAGGTGTCTAAACTGTTACTCCATCTTGAATTGCCATGTACACCTGCATGCCTTTTGGAAACATCTGTTCAGGCACGTGGGAAAGCTGTTCTCATGGAAGAAGATAAACCTGAAGGTGAAAGAGGTGCTTTTGCCATTGTGTTGCTTCTACGTCTTCTGAGTCAACCATTGTACATGAGGAGTGTTGCTCATCTAGAACAG TTGTTAAACCTTGTTGAAGTTATTATTGTAAATGGTGAAAGTGACTCTGGCCTATCCAACAAACCTGGAGCTTCTCTTGAACAACAATCTGGTTCTGAAAACACCACGCAAGATGCACAGGTTACTGCTGATGCTGTTGAATCTGCCTCTGAAGAGGGTGTTAAATCTGTAAAGGCCAAAGACTCTGAAAGGGCTTCTACTTCACGTGCAGACAATGTGAACAGTATAAGTGACATTCTATTGAGCATTCCAGAGGGAGAACTGCAACTTTTATGCTCATTGCTTGCACGTGAAGG ATTGTCAGATAATGCATATGTTCTTTTGGCTGAAGTATTAAAAATGATGGTAGCCAGTGCTCCTACGTATTGTCGTTTGTTCACTACGGAGCTTGTCAATGCTGCGCGAAGTTTGAGTGTCTGTGCAATGAATGAACTGAACTTATATGAGGATGCTGAAAAAGCTCTTCTCAGTTCATCTTCTACCAATGGAACCGCAATCTTGAGAGTTCTGCAGGCCTTGAGTTCTCTTGTCACTGGATTGCATGAAAAGGCTCCTGATGTGCTCCCTGAGAAAGGCCATACTGATGCGCTTTCTCATGTATGGGACATAAATGCTGCACTTGAACCTTTGTGGTTAGAGTTGAGCAACTgcataagcaaaatagagattTCTTCAGAAACCCCATCAGATATGGTTTCTATTTCAGGAAATTTGGCATCCACAAGTACACCACTGCCAGCTGGTGCCCAAAACATCTTGCCATACATTGAATCATTCTTTGTGACGTGTGAAAAATTACGTCCTGGGCAATGTGAAGTAGTTCAGGATTTTGCTACTACAAGTGACATTGAAGAGGCAACAACACCAGCTTGTGGGCAGAAGTCATCTGGGGCATGTACAAGCACTGATGAAAAACATGTTGTTTTTGTTAGGTTTTTAGAGAAACATAGGAAATTGTTAAACTCATTCATTCGGCAGAATCCTGGTTTGCTTGAGAAGTCATTTTCTCTCATGCTCAAGGTTCCACGCTTCATTGATTTTGACAATAAACGTGCTCATTTTCGGTCAAAAATAAGGCATCAACATGACCATCATCACAGTCCAGTTAGAATTTCAGTGAGAAGAGCCTACATACTGGAGGACTCCTATAATCAATTGCGAATGCGATCACCACAAGATCTGAAGGGAAAATTGACTGTTCATTTTCAAGGTGAAGAAGGTATTGATGCTGGTGGGCTTACTCGAGAATGGTATCAGTTGCTTTCACGAGTAATTTTTGATAAGGGTGCTCTGCTTTTTACAACTGTTGGCAATGAATCGACATTCCAGCCAAATCCCAATTCAGTTTACCAGACAGAACATCTTTCATACTTCAAGTTTGTTGGACGAGTG GTTGGTAAAGCACTCTTTGATGGTCAGCTCCTGGATGTCCATTTCACCCGCTCATTCTACAAACACATTCTTGGTGTGAAGGTTACTTATCATGACATTGAGGCTGTTGATCCTGATTACTTTAAGAACCTGAAGTGGATGCTTGAG AATGATATAAGTGATGTTTTGGACCTTACTTTTAGCATGGATGCTGATGAGGAAAAGCTGATACTGTATGAAAGGGCAGAG GTAACTGATTGTGAGTTGATTCCTGGTGGGCGAAATATCAGGGTCACCGAAGAAAATAAACATGAATACGTTGATCGTGTAGCCGAACATTTGCTAACAACTGCAATTAGGCCTCAGATCAATGCTTTTATGGAAGGCTTTAATGAATTGATTCCTCGGGAGTTGATatctattttcaatgataaagaGCTGGAATTATTAATAAGTGGACTTCCAGATATAGACT TGGATGACTTAAGAGCAAATACTGAATATTCTGGCTACAGTAATGCATCCCCTGTAATTCAGTGGTTCTGGGAAGTCATTCAGGGCTTCAGCAAGGAGGATAAAGCTCGATTCCTGCAATTTGTGACAGGCACCTCCAAG GTCCCATTGGAAGGTTTCAGTGCTCTTCAAGGAATTTCAGGCTCACAGAGGTTTCAGATTCACAAGGCATATGGGAGCCCCCACCACCTGCCTTCAGCTCATACCTG